Proteins encoded in a region of the Niveispirillum cyanobacteriorum genome:
- a CDS encoding glycoside hydrolase family 43 protein: MRRFLLSTALSIALLSPLTVRASEPATYANPILYADYSDPDLIRVGDEYVMVASSFHFSPGIPVLKSRDLVHWTIVGHVLPKLPFAPDYDMPGPFQLDDTKSKPVDGTRYASGVWAPSIRHHDGLFHVYWATPDEGVFMATAEKPEGPWTVPVQVIAKPKLEDPCPFWDDDGTAWLVHSVVGAGPIILHRLSPDGKSVLDEGKIIIQDKEKLPILEGPKLYKRNGFYYILAPIGGVEKGVQVALRSRSIHGPYEWQVVLSQGTTALEGPHQGGWVETPSGQGWFAHFNSTGAFGRIVHLQPVEWVDDWPVMGKRIAGTYGGEPVTVHPMPDTGVAPTQDRLQDSDEFTAKSLGLQWSWNHNPDDKAWSLSARPGFLRLTAGKAEQITTARNTLTQILQGPDRLITARLDISGLKDGQRAGLSLFGVRPSWIGVAGEGTQKRLTLSSAGVETPGPVVKARTVQLRAEVTEDQKVRYAYSLDEGKSFQPFGEPIQLARFSWWKGSRPALFTFTKGQPGGVVDVDWVRLGPLSNGDAR, encoded by the coding sequence ATGCGTCGGTTCCTGCTTTCCACCGCCCTGTCCATCGCACTTCTGTCGCCCTTGACCGTGCGGGCGTCGGAACCGGCAACCTATGCCAACCCTATCCTCTATGCCGACTATTCCGACCCGGATCTGATCCGGGTCGGGGATGAGTATGTGATGGTGGCGTCCAGCTTCCATTTCTCACCCGGCATTCCGGTGCTAAAATCACGCGATCTGGTGCACTGGACCATCGTGGGGCATGTCCTGCCCAAGCTGCCCTTCGCACCCGACTATGATATGCCGGGGCCGTTTCAACTGGATGACACCAAGTCGAAGCCGGTGGACGGCACCCGCTATGCCAGCGGTGTCTGGGCGCCGTCCATCCGTCACCATGACGGCCTGTTCCATGTCTATTGGGCCACGCCGGACGAAGGTGTCTTTATGGCGACGGCGGAAAAGCCGGAAGGCCCATGGACGGTCCCGGTGCAGGTTATCGCCAAACCGAAGCTGGAAGACCCTTGCCCCTTCTGGGATGATGACGGGACGGCCTGGCTGGTCCATTCCGTGGTCGGCGCCGGCCCCATCATCCTGCATCGCCTGAGCCCGGATGGCAAAAGCGTGCTGGATGAAGGCAAGATCATCATCCAGGACAAGGAGAAGCTGCCCATCCTGGAAGGGCCGAAGCTTTATAAGCGCAACGGCTTCTACTATATCCTTGCCCCCATCGGCGGGGTGGAGAAGGGCGTGCAAGTGGCCCTGCGCTCCCGCTCTATCCACGGTCCCTATGAATGGCAGGTGGTGTTGAGCCAGGGGACAACGGCCCTGGAAGGCCCGCACCAGGGCGGCTGGGTGGAAACCCCGTCGGGCCAGGGCTGGTTCGCGCATTTCAACAGTACCGGCGCCTTTGGCCGCATCGTGCATCTGCAGCCCGTCGAATGGGTCGATGACTGGCCCGTGATGGGCAAGCGGATAGCCGGCACCTATGGCGGGGAGCCGGTGACGGTGCATCCGATGCCGGACACGGGCGTGGCCCCCACGCAGGACCGTTTACAGGACAGCGACGAATTCACGGCCAAATCGCTGGGCCTGCAATGGTCCTGGAATCATAACCCTGATGACAAGGCGTGGAGCCTGTCGGCCCGTCCCGGCTTCCTGCGCCTCACAGCGGGCAAGGCGGAACAGATTACGACCGCCCGCAACACCCTGACCCAGATTCTGCAAGGACCAGACCGGCTCATCACCGCACGGCTGGATATCTCCGGCCTGAAGGATGGGCAGCGGGCGGGCCTGTCCCTGTTCGGCGTGCGGCCCAGTTGGATTGGCGTTGCGGGGGAGGGGACGCAGAAGCGCCTGACCTTGTCGTCCGCTGGGGTGGAAACGCCGGGCCCGGTCGTGAAAGCCAGGACCGTACAGCTTCGGGCCGAGGTGACGGAGGATCAGAAGGTCCGATACGCCTACAGCCTGGATGAGGGAAAAAGTTTTCAGCCGTTTGGCGAGCCCATTCAGCTGGCCCGCTTCTCCTGGTGGAAGGGCTCCCGCCCCGCCCTTTTCACCTTCACGAAGGGGCAGCCAGGGGGCGTGGTGGATGTCGATTGGGTACGGCTGGGGCCGTTGAGCAACGGGGATGCACGATGA
- a CDS encoding MGH1-like glycoside hydrolase domain-containing protein, with translation MIHTLSRRALLSAGAAGLASLSMPRGVWAGDTQMADAPRFTTTNSAWQTAYDKALEVLAGNVQVMPYVTKPVLIEGSVYRGIWQECGPHEALVYRKFRPDVARNSHLTFFELQRADGQLPANNKVAETGFGQIQMVVPIAATAWELARDTGDGELLEAAYRACGAWDGWLMRYRNTRGTGLVEGFCTYDTGHDNSPRWAGMPNQCPNKDARRHHDLAGLPRLCPDLSATIYGARRALADMARALGRTTEADRWTEQAEVIRNLILSKLYVAEDAAFYDLDAEGKFIRVRSDVISRVCGEHVVDQALFDTLWTRHLHNPKAFWGKYPLSSIAMDDPAFVRPIPANSWGGASQGLTALRAPRWMDHYGHAAEFTEMMDRWCEAIQADLTFRQQMDPDTGLFTHGEDHPNYSPTALVMVDYTWRLIGVVEEPGSLFWNIRPGHKAAQGARLSLPLDGGGSASVAYDARGADLTLSGKPLARVEGGAARLITAKDGTPQALLGISPQAQRVSLRMPGRAVRQFNLKPNQRLAI, from the coding sequence ATGATCCACACACTCTCCCGCCGCGCGTTGCTGTCCGCCGGTGCCGCCGGTCTGGCCAGCCTGTCCATGCCGCGCGGCGTCTGGGCCGGTGACACGCAGATGGCCGATGCTCCGCGTTTCACCACCACCAACAGCGCCTGGCAGACAGCTTATGACAAGGCGCTGGAGGTGCTGGCCGGCAATGTGCAGGTCATGCCCTATGTCACCAAGCCGGTTCTGATCGAAGGCAGCGTCTATCGCGGCATCTGGCAGGAATGCGGCCCGCATGAGGCCCTGGTCTATCGCAAGTTCCGCCCGGATGTGGCCCGCAACAGTCATCTGACTTTCTTTGAGCTGCAGCGCGCCGACGGGCAGTTGCCGGCCAATAACAAGGTGGCGGAAACCGGTTTTGGCCAGATCCAGATGGTGGTGCCCATCGCGGCCACTGCCTGGGAATTGGCGCGCGATACCGGCGACGGCGAGCTGCTGGAGGCAGCGTATCGGGCCTGTGGTGCCTGGGATGGCTGGTTGATGCGTTATCGCAACACGCGCGGGACCGGTCTGGTGGAAGGGTTCTGCACCTATGATACCGGCCATGATAACAGCCCGCGCTGGGCCGGGATGCCCAACCAGTGTCCCAACAAGGATGCACGGCGGCATCATGACCTGGCCGGGTTGCCGCGCCTGTGCCCCGACCTTTCAGCCACCATCTATGGCGCCCGCCGCGCCCTGGCCGACATGGCCCGCGCCCTGGGCCGCACCACAGAGGCCGACCGCTGGACGGAGCAGGCGGAGGTGATCCGCAACCTGATCCTGTCGAAACTTTATGTGGCCGAGGACGCGGCCTTCTATGATCTGGATGCGGAAGGCAAGTTCATCCGCGTGCGATCGGATGTGATCAGCCGGGTCTGCGGTGAGCATGTGGTGGATCAGGCGCTGTTCGACACGCTGTGGACGCGCCATCTGCATAACCCCAAGGCCTTCTGGGGCAAATATCCGCTCTCCTCCATCGCCATGGACGACCCCGCCTTTGTGCGCCCCATACCGGCCAATAGCTGGGGCGGGGCCAGCCAGGGGCTGACAGCGCTGCGCGCGCCGCGCTGGATGGACCATTATGGCCATGCAGCGGAATTTACCGAGATGATGGACCGCTGGTGTGAGGCGATCCAGGCCGATCTGACTTTCCGGCAGCAGATGGACCCCGATACCGGCCTGTTCACCCATGGGGAGGATCACCCCAACTACTCACCCACCGCGCTGGTCATGGTGGATTACACCTGGCGCCTGATCGGCGTTGTCGAAGAACCCGGCAGCCTGTTCTGGAACATCCGACCCGGCCACAAGGCGGCGCAGGGCGCGCGGCTGTCGCTGCCACTGGATGGCGGCGGGTCGGCATCGGTTGCCTATGATGCCAGGGGGGCGGACCTGACCCTGTCGGGCAAGCCATTGGCGCGCGTGGAAGGTGGGGCGGCCCGCCTGATCACCGCCAAAGACGGCACGCCACAGGCATTGCTGGGCATTTCGCCCCAGGCACAGCGCGTCTCGTTGCGCATGCCCGGTCGCGCGGTACGGCAGTTCAACCTGAAGCCCAATCAGCGTCTGGCGATCTAG
- a CDS encoding recombinase family protein, with product MQFGYARVSRVDEPGNPSQIRALREAGCERILTEVASAGRWDRPELFRLLDGLSPGDIVVVTGLDQLSRSFKEVLHLLDRIARAGAGFRSLAEGIETMGPAGHMLMRMIASFAAFERVMLLERTGAGLVKARAAGRVGGRRRKLDAKQRREIAECILSGDRTGAEMARQHGISQPTVSRIVAEHRLSAGLGQRSV from the coding sequence ATGCAGTTCGGATATGCCCGTGTCTCCCGTGTGGACGAACCAGGAAATCCCAGCCAGATCAGGGCGCTGCGCGAAGCGGGGTGCGAACGCATCCTGACGGAGGTGGCGTCGGCGGGCCGATGGGACCGGCCCGAACTGTTCCGTCTTCTGGACGGTCTTTCGCCGGGCGATATCGTTGTGGTCACCGGCCTGGATCAGCTGTCGCGGTCGTTCAAGGAGGTGCTGCATCTTCTGGACCGCATCGCGCGGGCCGGTGCGGGGTTCCGCAGTCTGGCGGAAGGGATCGAAACCATGGGTCCCGCCGGCCATATGCTGATGCGGATGATCGCATCCTTCGCGGCTTTTGAACGCGTGATGCTGCTGGAACGGACCGGGGCTGGCCTTGTCAAAGCGCGTGCAGCCGGTCGGGTTGGCGGGCGCCGTCGCAAGCTGGATGCCAAGCAGCGGCGGGAGATTGCGGAATGCATCCTGTCTGGTGACCGTACAGGCGCCGAAATGGCCCGTCAGCATGGGATCAGCCAGCCGACCGTATCGCGGATCGTGGCCGAACATCGTTTGTCTGCCGGGCTTGGGCAACGCAGCGTTTAG
- a CDS encoding ligand-binding sensor domain-containing diguanylate cyclase: MISGGPVKNCQDSGGWFLCLVFTCLILVLLPLPATAERWDALADTVFQNYGRDQGLPHIVPTALAQDRQGFIWIGTQGGLARWDGYRFRTYRADPAQPGSLPDDWVQRLFVDKAGHLWVGGSAGGLSRFDGTTDTFIRIALKPAGQRTHIGALSDDGQGGLWIGTDVGLHHLDQDSGEVRHLTGDEAAKVGLPVGRVLSLLREDAGTLWVGTVQGLARSDDAGSSFTLLPIAEGTGGVSVLLRDDQGRLWVGTRRGGLFILDSGESTLRPVDAGPLVGAARGVSALSLVRPQELWVGLRGGGIWAVDLRSLEMRPIRHDRTLPNSLVHDDVWSVLRDDAGSVWVGTTGGLSYRPFDSGIVSTIFGGTLRPRAPRGSDVSVIRPTRDGRFWLGYLTGGADLIDPVKGLIDTVTPEQDNPETGLPQDAVFSIAEDADGRVYFASRRGLYVREPGQAGLRLATIPGRDRHAAVTTLSFEDGVLWIGGEDDGIWGVVPGGGDDLGTVVLGRADGLNLPDPGVMVTRRGQAEDLWVGTRNGLVQINLTARTSSLIPAAPTDPMGLPARFVSCLLFDRQGRLWVGTFGGGLAMMTGRDAEGRPRFRRLGTADGLPHANVDSLQMDGSGAIWAGTDDGLALIDPVAMTVRPVRRADGAPLVDYFVGAGATSLEGEGLFGAKGGITVTRPGTLPPWRFRPPIVITDLRVGGKSLPVAPFNHAAAPAPPLIITPEANSLAVEFAALDYTSPERNLYAYRLDGYDRDWVATDSSRRLAVYANLSPGTYTLRLRGSNRDGLWTDQSLALTVRVMPAWYQLLWVRLLALLAGLSAVAGLVGWRTAYLRQKQVELEQQIADRTADLRSANEMLEQLAMTDPLTGCANRRHFMERAGQMIELAQRHGTPLSLAVLDLDDFKRINDTYGHPGGDAALAMTGQLLSDHMRGTDLIGRIGGEEFALLMPHTGMAGAVPLAERLRQAIEHGEVTADGQAIHVTASLGIAELRPEEDFDGLYARADYALYAAKQGGRNRVERAGGD, encoded by the coding sequence TTGATTTCCGGCGGACCCGTCAAGAACTGTCAGGACAGCGGCGGCTGGTTCCTTTGCCTAGTCTTTACCTGTCTTATCCTTGTTCTTTTGCCATTGCCGGCAACGGCGGAGCGCTGGGACGCGCTGGCCGATACTGTGTTCCAGAATTATGGCCGCGACCAGGGCCTGCCCCACATCGTGCCGACGGCCTTGGCGCAGGACCGGCAGGGCTTCATCTGGATCGGGACTCAGGGCGGTTTGGCCCGCTGGGACGGGTACCGTTTCCGTACCTATCGCGCCGATCCGGCCCAGCCCGGCAGCCTGCCCGATGACTGGGTCCAGCGGCTGTTCGTGGACAAGGCCGGGCACCTGTGGGTGGGCGGCTCCGCTGGCGGCCTGTCCCGGTTCGACGGCACCACCGACACCTTCATTCGCATCGCCTTGAAACCCGCCGGCCAGCGCACGCACATCGGCGCCCTTTCCGATGATGGCCAGGGTGGCCTGTGGATTGGTACCGATGTCGGGCTACACCATTTGGACCAGGATAGCGGTGAGGTCCGGCATCTGACCGGCGATGAAGCAGCAAAGGTGGGCCTGCCGGTTGGCCGGGTACTGTCGCTGCTGCGGGAGGATGCGGGAACCCTTTGGGTTGGCACGGTCCAGGGATTGGCCCGCAGTGACGATGCCGGCAGCAGCTTCACCTTGTTGCCGATCGCGGAGGGTACGGGCGGTGTTTCGGTTCTGTTGCGGGATGATCAGGGGCGCTTGTGGGTCGGCACCCGGCGCGGTGGTCTTTTCATCCTGGACAGCGGCGAAAGCACCCTGCGCCCCGTCGATGCAGGCCCCCTGGTCGGTGCGGCACGGGGCGTATCGGCGCTGTCCCTGGTGCGACCGCAGGAACTGTGGGTCGGGCTGCGCGGTGGCGGTATCTGGGCGGTTGACCTGCGCAGCCTGGAAATGCGCCCTATCCGCCATGACCGGACGCTGCCCAACAGTCTGGTCCATGATGATGTCTGGTCGGTTCTGCGCGATGATGCGGGATCGGTCTGGGTAGGCACGACGGGCGGGCTGTCATACCGTCCGTTCGACAGCGGCATCGTTTCCACCATTTTCGGCGGGACCCTGCGGCCCAGGGCGCCGCGCGGCAGTGATGTCTCCGTCATCCGGCCCACGCGCGACGGGCGGTTCTGGCTGGGCTACCTGACCGGGGGCGCCGACCTGATTGATCCCGTGAAGGGCCTGATCGATACCGTGACGCCAGAACAGGACAATCCGGAGACAGGCCTTCCCCAGGATGCGGTCTTTTCAATCGCGGAAGATGCCGATGGCCGTGTCTATTTCGCCAGCCGCCGCGGGCTTTATGTCCGGGAGCCGGGGCAGGCTGGTCTGCGCCTAGCCACGATACCGGGGCGGGACCGCCATGCTGCGGTGACCACCCTGTCGTTCGAGGATGGGGTTCTGTGGATCGGCGGGGAAGATGACGGCATCTGGGGCGTGGTGCCCGGCGGAGGAGACGATCTCGGCACCGTCGTGCTGGGGCGGGCGGACGGTCTGAACCTGCCAGACCCGGGGGTCATGGTCACACGGCGCGGTCAGGCAGAAGATTTGTGGGTCGGCACCCGCAATGGGCTGGTGCAGATCAACCTCACCGCCCGCACCAGCAGCCTGATCCCGGCGGCACCGACCGATCCGATGGGTCTGCCGGCCCGGTTCGTCTCCTGTCTGCTGTTCGACCGGCAGGGTCGGCTTTGGGTTGGTACCTTCGGGGGCGGTCTCGCCATGATGACGGGGCGCGACGCAGAGGGGCGGCCCCGGTTCCGCCGCCTGGGCACGGCTGATGGCCTGCCCCATGCCAATGTCGACAGTTTGCAGATGGATGGGTCGGGCGCCATCTGGGCCGGAACCGACGATGGCCTGGCCCTGATTGATCCGGTCGCCATGACAGTACGGCCCGTGCGCCGGGCCGATGGTGCGCCGCTGGTCGACTATTTCGTGGGCGCCGGCGCCACCAGCCTTGAGGGGGAAGGCCTGTTCGGTGCGAAGGGCGGGATCACGGTCACCCGCCCCGGTACCCTGCCCCCCTGGCGGTTCCGCCCCCCCATTGTTATCACCGACCTGCGCGTTGGTGGAAAGTCGCTGCCGGTGGCTCCCTTCAACCACGCCGCGGCACCGGCACCGCCGCTGATCATCACGCCGGAGGCCAACAGTCTGGCCGTGGAGTTCGCAGCACTCGACTACACGTCCCCGGAACGCAACCTCTATGCCTACCGCCTGGACGGTTATGATCGCGACTGGGTCGCCACCGATTCCAGCCGCCGGCTGGCCGTCTATGCCAACCTGTCGCCCGGCACCTACACGCTGCGCCTGCGCGGCAGCAACCGTGACGGGCTGTGGACCGATCAGTCCCTGGCCCTGACGGTCCGCGTCATGCCGGCCTGGTATCAGCTTCTATGGGTGCGGTTGCTGGCCCTGCTGGCCGGGCTGTCGGCAGTGGCCGGCCTTGTCGGGTGGCGTACCGCCTATCTGCGCCAGAAACAGGTGGAGTTGGAACAGCAGATCGCCGACCGCACCGCCGATCTGCGCTCGGCCAATGAAATGCTGGAACAGCTGGCCATGACCGATCCGCTGACCGGCTGCGCCAACCGCCGTCACTTCATGGAACGCGCCGGACAGATGATCGAACTGGCGCAGCGCCATGGCACGCCCCTGTCGCTGGCGGTTCTGGACCTGGATGATTTCAAGCGGATCAACGACACTTATGGCCATCCGGGCGGCGACGCCGCCCTGGCCATGACGGGACAGCTTCTGTCTGACCATATGCGCGGCACTGACCTGATCGGCCGGATCGGGGGGGAAGAGTTCGCCCTGCTGATGCCGCACACTGGTATGGCAGGCGCCGTGCCGCTGGCCGAACGGCTGCGACAGGCCATTGAGCACGGGGAGGTCACCGCCGATGGTCAGGCGATCCATGTGACGGCCAGCCTTGGCATCGCCGAACTGCGCCCTGAAGAGGATTTCGACGGGCTCTATGCCCGCGCCGATTATGCGCTTTACGCCGCCAAACAGGGCGGGCGCAATCGGGTGGAACGGGCGGGCGGCGACTAA